TCGCTCTCCGAAATTCGTTCCGTTCGACGAAGCACGAAGCCCCGATCGCGATCGCCTCCTCAGGTTACGCGCGGTTGCGCGGCGGCCGGCGTTTTCGCTGAGGCCTGAGCGAAATCGTCCCCCACGCGGTGATGGCTCCGCGTGGACCTCGAGCTCCGCGCGAAAATCGAGGTCCGCGGCAGTGGGTTTCGTGCTATTCTGGGTCCGATGTTGAAGTCGTGTTTCCGCGAAGAGCAGAGGCGCCCCGGCCCGCCCGCGGTCGCCCGGCGTCCGTAACAGTAAGTTGGTTCGTTATCGGAGTCCGGCCCCGTTGGATCGACGACTTTCCTTCTATCGACCCCCGCCCAGCGGCAAGGGAATCACCAGAATTCAGGACTGTAACGGCAACGTCATCACGATTTCGGCGAGTGGCATCGCGAGCGGAAGTGGGCTCGGCGTGGCGGCCGCGTGACGAGGTCTGAGTACGACGAGCTCGGCCGTCGCGTCCGCACGGTGAACGCCGATCTGACGACTACGCTCTACAACTTGGCCGGCAACGTATCGGTGGGCATCGACGAGCGCGGGAATCGCACAGACAGGCGAGATTCATCGCGGTTTGTTGTCACTATACTCCAAGCCATCATCACCCTGCTTGCGGCGCAAGGCTGGGGCGCTCCAGATCCTTCGCTTCGTCCAGTCGCCGACTCTGGTGCCGTTGCCGTATGTCAAACGGACGGGTCCATCGTAGTACTTCGGGCGTCTGATGGTCGAGAACTCGCGAGGCTTCCAGGACTCGTGCACGACCGCTCCGATGTCTCGTGCGCCGAGATTCTGGTCGCTACTTCGACTCAGACGCTCGTCCTGCGGATCGGTCCGGCCCTTGAGGCCTACTCGATTCCGAGCGCAAGGCGAATTTGGACACTGCGGTTAGGTCAGGCTTCAGTGGCGCCGTGCGAAAACACGAAGACGTTGCTGATTCAAGATGCCGAGTCTGTTCACCTCATCGAACTCGAGGCCGCAGGGACGTTGTCCAGGCGGAAAGGAAAACTTGTCGCATGCGGGCAAAACGGCTTTCTCATTCAGAACGGCGAATCTGTTGAATTCGTAGATTCGCGTTCCGGGCAGGTGACTAAGACGCGCGGCGCGAAGCCGAGCGAATTAGGTGCGGTCGGCATGCTCGCAGACGGAACCCTAGTGGGTGTCTCGAACGATCGAAAATCCATTAGCCTCACGAGCCGGACGGGAGTCAGAACGGTTCGAAGTCGAAATCCTCTATCAAGGCACTTCTGGCAATGCGCAAATTCGATATTCTTCCTGGCGTATCCATCGTGGTCGCGCCGGACGCCTCCCCCCCCGCACGTGGTCAGACTGGACCTCGGTCCAAGCGCGAGGTGGCAGACTCTGGCTCCTCAGGCAATTGCCAGAGTCGGGCACTGCGATGGCGGCCGACTGCCGTACCTTTCTTCAGACGAGTCTGGCCGGGACTGGACCGTGGGCGTTTGGGGCCCAGGCTCGGGCTCGTCACTTTGGAAAGTCGTAACCGTTGGAGGTCCGCTCGCGATGGCGTCGACCGAGGGTGTGCTACTCCTGGCCTCTTTCGATGGGGTCGACGCGCTGAGTATGTCAGACGGCGCCCCGTTATGGTCGCGGCGTGCCGGGCAGATTGTCCCTACTCCCGTCGCCGAAGTCGGCTCTTGGAGAGGCCTAATTCCTCAGACAGGCGGCATGGCGCTTCCCGGCGCGTTCGCTGCTGGCATGCCCGCGACCCTTCGCCTGTTCTCAGGCGGAGTCCCACTGCCTAATATTCGCTGGAGATTCTTGGAGGCAGTCAAGCCTGTTGTCGAGCTGGACCCGGAAGGTCGACTTTCCATCTCTTCCGGCCGCCGACTTGATAGCGACTGGATCGCCATGCGCCTGGTTGGGGTCGATACGGATGGCCGAGCGTTGGCCCAAATTGCCTTGGTCGTCTACCGCTGAGTCCGTCGACGGTATTTCGCGCGTGAATGAGTTGCACACGTTGCGCGTAGCCACCGACATGAACGGACTCATCAGTTCTGACGAACGACCCATCGAAATAGATGGAGGAGCCAGGGTCCTCCGAGGAGCCAAGGTCGGCATCGCGATCGCCGGAACCGAGCCGATGGAGTAAGTCACGGCGGCGTTCTGCGCGAGGTGGCTTCGAAATGCACGTGTCGCGGGAACCATTCACCCGCAACGATAGAAGCGGTTGTAACGCCCTACGGGCTGGGGAGCGACCTTCGGCATCGGTGAGATTTTTTCGACGATGACGTTGGTGACTTTGTCTTCCCGCTGAACCTTGCCTTCCACGATCAGGAGGGAATGCTCCGTGGCCTCTCGCCGAAATCGCGTCATGACGTTCGGGAACACGACCAAATTCATGTGACCGTTTTCGTCTTCGAGGGTGATGAAGACGACGCCCGACGCCGTTCCTGGCCGCTGCCGAGTGATCACCAGCCCACCGACTTTTACTCTCATGCCGGTGGGGACCAGCTCCAAGTCCAGGTACCCAAGCACCCCATCCTCGCGCATTCGATCGCGCAGCAATTTCATGGGGTGAGTTTCTACGGAGAGGCCAGTGGTCTCGTAGTCGAGCGCCAGCGTCTCTGCGGGGCTCGGGACCGGGAGCTTCGGAGCGATCTCACTTTTCGGCTCGACGCTGGCAAAGAGCGGACTCCTGGGGTCGAGGTTGAGCACTCTCCACATCGCCTCTCGTCGCGCTGGCACCAGATCCGCGAACGCCCCGGCCGAGGCGAGCGCGGCGATCGCGTCCTTGGCTACTTTGGTTCGCGCGGCGAAGTCGGCCACCGAAACGAAAGGAGACTCACTCCGGGCACGAACGATGGCCAATCCATCCGCCTCAGAGAGTCCGCGGACTTGGGAGAGCCCGAGGCGCACCGCGGGCTGAATCGCCGATCCATGGCTCGGCCGGCCGAGCTCGTGGTCTTTGAAAGGGGTGTGCAGACCTTTTTCTCTGATTTGTCCGCTGATCCAGGCGGCGTTCTGGAGAGCTTCGTCAGCGGGCTCGAGGGTCGCGGAGAAAAAGCTGAAGACCACCGAGACGGGACGGACCTCCACCCCATGACGCTCTGCATCCTGCACCAAGACGTTCGGTGAATAGAAGCCCATCGGTTGACTGTCGAGCAGCGCCGCTAAAAACGCAGCTGGGTGATATCGCTTGAGAAAACACGAACTGTACGCGAGCAACGCGAACGAGGCTGCATGAGATTCCGGAAATCCATATCCACCGAAGCCTTGAATCATCTTGAAGACGCGCTCGGCGTAGGCCGCGTCGATCCCTCGCTCGAGCATGCCCTTGATCAATCGGTCCCTCAATCGATCGATGTGAATCTTCGACCTCCAACCAATGGCGCGTCGAAGCTCGTCGGCCTCCCCTCCGGTGAATCCAGCCACCGCGATCGCCATCTTCATGACTTGCTCCTGAAAGAGCGGCACACCGTGTGTCTTTCCGAGGATGTCTCGAAGTGCCGGGTGCGGGTACTCGACGGGCTCCTCTCCGCGTCGGCGACGTAGGTACGGGTGCACCATGTCCCCTTGAATGGGACCGGGCCGGATGATCGCGACCGACACCACGATGTCGTAGAAAGTTCTCGGCCGGAGCTTCGGTAGCACCTGCATCTGCGCGCGTGACTCGACTTGGAAAGTGCCGATCGTGTCGGCGTCGGAGATCATGTCGTAGACGAGGGGGTCTTCGGCTGGGATCGTCGCGAGGGTGCGGTCCACACCTTCGAACGAGCGCACGAGATCGAGGGTCTTGCGGAGCGCCGAGAGCATACCCAGGGAGAGGAGGTCGATTTTGAAAAAGCCGAGCGCCTCGATGTCGTCCTTGTCCCACGAAGCCACCGTCCGGAAAGGCATCGTGGCGTTCTCCACCGGGACCATCTCGATGACCGGGTCACGAGAGATGATGAACCCACCGGTGTGCTGTCCCAAGTGCCGCGGCAACCCTCTGAGCGACTGCGCGAAATAAACGACTTTCTGCACGGTCTCGTCGCGCGGATCGAGCCCCGATCGGACGAGCTCGGCCGAGGTCACCGGTGAGTCCGAGATGTAGACCCAATTTCTTGCGTCTTCCTCCTGCTCCTTGATTTTTGGCGTCTCGTGCGGGAAGGAAAGCTCCGAGGACAGCGCGGAGAGTCGTTCGAGCTGATCTTCGGAGAGCCCGAACACTTTGCCGACCTCTCGAAACGCCGAGCGGGCACGGTACGTGATGACCGTGGCGACCAGCGCGGCGTGGTCACGGCCGTACTTTTCATAGACGTACTGCATGACCTCCTCGCGGCGTTCGTGTTCGAAGTCGACGTCGATGTCAGGAGGCTCCCCGCGCTCGATCGAAATGAATCGTTCGAAGAGCAAACTCATGCGGACGGGGTCGATCGCGGTAATTCCGAGGACGTAACACACGACCGAGTTCGCCGCGGACCCTCGACCTTGGCAAAGTATGCCGCGAGCTCGCGCCCACCTGACGATATCCCAGACTGTCAAAAAATAGCCAGCGAAGTCCAAACGCTCGATGAGATCGAGCTCGTGTCGAATCTGGTGGCCAACGTCCTCGGGGACTCCTTGCGGATATCGCTCGCACGCTCCTTTTTCGACGAGCTTTCGCAGGTACTCCATCGGACACTCGTTCCCCGGCAAGCTCTCGATGGCGAAGCGATGCCGCAACTCGGTCAGAGAAAACCGACACGCATCGGCGATCTCCACGCTCCGCTCGAGCGCCTCCGGGAGCTCGGCGAAGAGCTCGACCATCTCGGCGGCCGAGCGAAGGTGCCCGGCCGCGTTGGGCAGCAAACGACGACCTGCTTCGGACAGTCGAATTCCGAGGCGAATACACGTCAGGATGTCGAGGATCGGTTTTCGGGCCGCCGAGTGCATACACACTCCGCCGGTGACCACCAGCGGCAGACGAAATCTCACCGACGCGCGTTGCGCGGCTTCGATGCGGGGTCGATCGAACGGCGAAAACGTCCTACTCACCGCGATCGAAAGCCGATCTCCAAAGACCTCATACTCATCCGTGAGGCTCGAGTCTGAAGGGTCTCCTACATGAATGGCAAAGAGGTCCTTCGAAGCGCGCTCGACGTCCGCGAAGTGAAGCTCGAATCCGCCTTTTCCGACGCGCAGCCGAGCTTCCGACAGCATCCGAGAGAGCCGCGCGTAGGCGTCTCGATCGGTCGGAAAGAGAATCAAAGACGGAGGTACTCTCGCCGCGGATGTGGTGTCCGTGACCTCCGCCTCCAACCCATCGTTGGCAGACGTGCTCACCTCGGACCCAACCAGAATTCGCAAGCTCTCCCCGCTGCGTTCGAGCTCCTTGGCCGCTCGGTGAGCTCGTACCACGCCGTAGAACCCGTTTCGGTCCGTGATCGCCAGCCGTGAATGACCGAGCTCCTTGGCCCGGGTGACGAGCTCTTCGGGTGTCGAGGCCCCTCGCAGGAAGGAGAACGCGGTCGCGCAGCGAAGCTCCACGTAGCGTTCTCTGGTCATACTGATCAAATATTCAGTTTCCAAAATCCGAGCAAGGATCGCTTCCCCCGGTTCAGCCCGGTTGCGAGTTTATCTGAACGAACCCTTGCTCGAAACCATCCGCCGTGCTTTGACGCGTCCTCCAGGAGGACTCCGGATGCGCGTCACGAAGTTGCTTCCGTGTTTGGCTCTCGCCTTCGCCTGCGAAGACGGCCCCGAACAGGTTTTCACACCCTATGAAGGCGACCCGAGCCAAGACAATGGCACGGCGCCAATCTCCCCGTTCGTCCAGCCCGGTGAAAAAGGCTTCGACACCGAAGGTGGTGATCGTGTGGGCCGAGCTCGCTTCTGCGACGTCAGCGAGCAAGACACCCTGATCCAAGACATGGTGCTGAAGCCGGTGATTCCGGACGTGTCTTTGGGCGGCGTGCCGCTTTGGAACCCGGACGGCCGGCCCCTGCGCGCCGACGATCTGGTGGGACGACCGGAAGACGGAAAATTCTGCGACCCGTCCTTCACCTATTCGAACGCGTTCTCCTGGGGACCGACCGAAGAGGTGATCGTCTTTTTCAACGAGGAGACGAGGCTGATCGAGTTCCTGGTGGCTTATACTCAGTACCTCGGAACTCTGTCCGGGTCATACACCGACGCGAGCGGGAACCAAGTCCCCGTCTTGATCAGGACTCGAGAGCGCGTGAAGATCGGCGACACCGAGCTCGACCAATACTCGTCGCGTGCGGACCAGGCGCGCCGGACCAACTCGTGGCTGAACAACGCCAACGTAACGAAGATGTACGCCATGTTGCGGGAGACTTTCTTCGACGGGGATCCGCTGCCTGCTAATTATGACTGCGTCGCCGAGAAGATCTGCGACATCACGTACGATGCGACGAACGAGTCGGCGCCTCAGGCGACCTTCGTGGTGTTCCAGGATTCCGGTGTTCAGCTTCGATTCTCTCCCGAGGGGCAGATCAGTTGGATCATCCTCGAGCCCGTCCGAGTAGCTCCGTTCGAGACTTCCGGCCAGATTTCGTTTGGAGAGGCGAACGGAACGACGATGGACTTCAAGTTCAGGAGCAACTCCCGGCCCAATTGCGAGGTCTCGTTGGACGACGAGGCGAGCTTCGGCGAATTCAAGGCGGTGTGTATCGACGCCGCCGACGACCGAACGCTGAAGCGAGTGAACTACGACGTGTGGACCGCGCGGGACTCGGTTGACGTCAACTTCAACGGGCTCGACATCGGCTTCGTTCGCAAGCTGAGTACCTCCGCGGCGCTGAAGGATGGTGAGCCGCCGGCCGACCCGGACACGTTGTACACGGTTTCGTTCTCCCGCGTGCTGGCGGCACCCGTCGAGGAGTTTCGGCCGCGCTCGCTCGGAACGCTGTACGAACGGAAGCTCGAAGAGCGCGTACACGGGACGGTGATCGGCACGTCGACCTCAGGGCCCACTCATCCACTCAGCGACTATCAGTTGTTCAATCCTTTCATTCGCAACGATCCGCAGGCCATTGGTGAGCTGAAGGTGCCCGGGTCCGGCGGGAGTTGGATTCCCGCAGTGGTCGACGACGTGCTTGCGCGCTACGACGCGCTCTCGGAGGCCGATCGCGCGATGGTCGACCCACGGATCACCGAGCCGACTTTCCTGATCGAGCCGTTTGTCGACGCGGTGTTGGAGGCGTTCACCCACGGTGAGTCCGAGGCTCCCGGCACGTTCAAGTTCTTCCAGACTACGGACGACCGTCGTTGGTCCATCGGCGCGGCCCACTTCGTGCGCGGGGGTGTCTCGTATCGTCTCGAGGTCCAGTACAGCTTGGATTTCGGCGCGGTGACGTTCGTGACTGTGAGCCGGGGCGGCAGCGAGCTCGACGCGCTCTACGAGGCTGCCTTGGCACGAGTGAATGCGGCCGAAGGCACCTCCGAGCCCTTCTTCACGTTGGCCATGGCACGGGCGGGCACGGCCGGAAATCCGTACTCGCTCGGGGGCGCACCCATCACGATTCAGGACTTCGACCGACGGCTCACGATGCTCGACGCCGTGCTCGCGGTGCCGGGCGGTCAGACGCTGCGCATCCCTGTCTCCGGCGACCCGATGGAAGACGAGAACGGCTATCTCCGCCAAATCCGCGGAGAGCGCTGGGAGTTCGTACCCTCTCACGTCGTCCGCCTTTATGGCAAAGAGACGGTCATGGCGTTCTGGATCGAGGCCGATGGCAAGATCGGTCGCGCGTCTCAGGGCGACTTCAAGGGCGACATCGAGCTGTGCGACGGGCTACCGATTCGCTACGGCGTCGACCTCCGGCGCAGCATTCAGGCTTGGCAAGAGCTCGCCGGCCCGGACGCCGCGCGGGACTGCGAGATCGTCTACAATTACTCTCCCAACGGCAACGTGCTCGACTCGGTGGTCTCTCTGACGAACCGAGTCCAGCTCACGGCCTACGACGGACGCGCGGTCGCCGCGGCGATCTGGCGATGAATCGGAGCTTTCCGTCATGACTTCGATGAAGAAACTCTCCTTCGGTATCCTCCTCCTCTCCGCGTGCGTCGACTACCGGCCCGTGCGCAACGGCCTCCGGGACGAGTCGATCTACCTCGATAAGGCCAAGCTCACCGCTCCGAACCCGAAGCTCGGGCAAGGCAGCACCGACTCGAGCTGGCTGTACAAAGCTACCGTGGTGAAGGCTAGCTCCCCAAACGCCGTGGCTGACTACGCCTTTCCGGGCGTCGAAGGGAAATTTGCCGGCGGCGACCCCGAGCTCGTGCGCTTCAGGTACAGCGAGGACTCGCTGCAGATCCTCGACGCCACCCGGCTCATGCGAGACCGACCCGACGACGCCAACGACGATCTTCCGACCACTGCCGACCGAGTCCTGATGGAGTTCCCGGGATCACACGTCGACGTGAAGCTCCGTGAGAGCCTCGATGGCGAGCGGACCAACTATCTGGAAGAGAATACCGAGGCGCCGTGGATGCAGCGGCAAAAATTCCGAGTCGATTTCGAGGGGCTCTCGACCAGCCCCATCGGCCAGGTCGCTTGGTACTATGCCGACTACCTCGGCCAGTGCGCCTCCGTCACCGGCGCGAGCTTGGTCCCAGGGACCTATGAGTTCGACGAGGCCGATCAGCACCTCACCTTCGTCGTCGAAATCAACTACCTCCTCCGCATCGAAGGGGCCTACGGGGCCTGCTACGACGTCATGACCCTGATCAGCGGAGCCGGGACCGCGTCGATTCAGTTCCGATTTTCTTTTTATCGGCCGGGACCCTCGACCTACCAACCGCTCGTGATCGCGGAGAAGGACGAGGTCAACAAGAAGTATGGCGTGTTCCAGGCGCTGAACCTCTTCCGAGACGACAAGACCGGCCTGTTGTCGGCTCAGTCGCTCGCGCGTCGTTGGGATCCGAACCGCACCGAGCCCGCAGTGTATTACTTCGCGGAGGGCTTCCCGGAGAAATGGAAAGTGTCCTTCCGGCAGATGGTCGCGGAGACCAACCGAGTGCTCACGGCAGCGGGAGCCAAGCTTCGCCTCGACGTGAAGGACCATGACTTCGACGGCAAGCCGCGGCACGTCGGCGATCTGCGGTATAGCTTCTTCACGTTCCACCGCGATATCGACACGACCAAGGGCCTGCTCGGCTACGGACCTTCTACGGCCGACCCGCGAACCGGAGAGGTCTTCTCGGCAAACGTCAACCTGTACGAAATCGGCCTCGACAGGTACCGCTTCCTCATTCAGGACTTCCTCGAGGAATTCGGCGCCAAGACGCCCGAGGCCGGCAAGAAGTGGGAAGAAATCACTTGCACGGCCGGGGAGACCGTCGCGCCCGTCGACCAGAAGTCCCGGCTCAAGTCCACACTCATCCAGGAGATGCGGCGCGTGATGGACCTTCCCGAGGTGACGGAAGACTCGATCGTCAAAGCCGACATGATCCCGACGCCGGCTCGACCCAAGGAAGAGTTTCTCGCCAACTACCATCGATTGCTCCCCGAGATCCGTTACGCCGAGCCATTCTGGAACATCTACGTTTACCGAACGCCGCCCCCGGATCTCGGAGACCGGCTGAAGGCCGACCGTGAGTTTACCCAAAGCCTCGCGAAGATCTCGTCGGGACAGAGTCCGTTCGGCACGAGGCCGCTCGATAGCCAAGTCGGGGTGCTCGCGCAGGACGAGTTCGCCAAACAACTCCGGGATTGGAAGCGAAATCACTACGAGCTCGACACGGAGATGAAGCGAGTCATGGCTTCCAAGAACATTCAGGAGGTCAACATCGGAGATGCGCTCGATGCGATCGCCGGCGGAGCTCGAGTCTGCAAGGACGGTCACTTCGAGTCCGACGATCAATATCGGGAGCGAATTCTCGATGCGGTCGTGTATCGGACCGCGATTCACGAGCTCGGCCACACCCTGGGGCTTCGGCACAACTTCTACGGCAGCGCTGACGCGAAGCACATGCATGACGGCGAAGTCAGCGCCTCGGTCATGGACTACGTGTCTCCGATCGAAGAGGCGGGTTCACCGCGAGCTTGGGGGGCTTACGACGAAGCCGCGCTCACCTGGATTTACGGGTCTGAAGAAAAGAAGACCGAAGTCATGAAGGACGACCTGCTCTACTGCACCGACGAACACGCCGGTCGCTCGCCCCTGTGCCAGATGTTCGACCTGGGCGTGACCCCGTCGGAGATCGTGCTCAACCACATCGAGCGCTACGACTGGTTCTACAAGATCAGGAACCGTAGGGCCTACCGCACTTTCTGGGATACGTCCGGCTACGCCTGGGACGTCTATGACTGGGTCTTCTCGATTCAACGCTTCTGGTACCTCGGAATTTTCACCTGGGGCGGCGGCGAAATTCAGAACACGCTCAAGCGGCTCGACCAGGTGGATTCGACGCGAACCGTGCTGACCGACCAGGAGTACGACGAGATCGCCCAGGACATGTACAACGACGTGTCCAGCGCGATCGGAATGACCATGGCTTTCTACGACGCTGTGATCAACCAGCCCGCGAGCTTCCGGAACTATCAAGATGAGTACGACCCTTTCTACGGTGACTTGCTTCGCTTGGGGATCATCACCGACAAGCTCTTCACGATGTTCGCGTTCATGGACTTGTCGGAGGTCTACAACTACGACCCCAACGTCTACACCTACGTGACGATGTACGACGCACCGTTCGGCACCCGTAACTACGCGCTGTCCCAGCGCGTGCTCGACAACATGCTCGGGGCCAACTACGACACCTTCCCCTGGTTCAAGTATTACGCGCTCTTCCTCTTCGCGAACGCGACCAACTCGAACCTCGTCGACACGATCGAGCTCAAGGAGCGCATTGCGCTCCAACGCTTCGAGACTCGTGAGGAGCTCGAGCTGGTGTACGGAGCTGGAATTCTCGAGACCGTCACCGATCCCCACAACCCCCAGAGGATCTTCACCAGCAACGGCGAGGAGTACGTCTACACCTATCTGCCGGATCAGTTGTGGCACCTGGTCGCTTCGAAGTCGCGGAGCCCGGTGAGTTATCAGTACGTCAAAGAGTACAACGAGAGCATGGCCTCGGCGAGCCGAGATCAAGACACGTTCGGTCTCAAGATCCTCCTGGCGTATTATGAGTATTTCAACAACTTCGTAGGGTTCTGAACATGGCCCGCGTATCGCTGTTGGCGCTCC
The sequence above is drawn from the Desulfovibrio sp. genome and encodes:
- a CDS encoding zinc-dependent metalloprotease, whose amino-acid sequence is MTSMKKLSFGILLLSACVDYRPVRNGLRDESIYLDKAKLTAPNPKLGQGSTDSSWLYKATVVKASSPNAVADYAFPGVEGKFAGGDPELVRFRYSEDSLQILDATRLMRDRPDDANDDLPTTADRVLMEFPGSHVDVKLRESLDGERTNYLEENTEAPWMQRQKFRVDFEGLSTSPIGQVAWYYADYLGQCASVTGASLVPGTYEFDEADQHLTFVVEINYLLRIEGAYGACYDVMTLISGAGTASIQFRFSFYRPGPSTYQPLVIAEKDEVNKKYGVFQALNLFRDDKTGLLSAQSLARRWDPNRTEPAVYYFAEGFPEKWKVSFRQMVAETNRVLTAAGAKLRLDVKDHDFDGKPRHVGDLRYSFFTFHRDIDTTKGLLGYGPSTADPRTGEVFSANVNLYEIGLDRYRFLIQDFLEEFGAKTPEAGKKWEEITCTAGETVAPVDQKSRLKSTLIQEMRRVMDLPEVTEDSIVKADMIPTPARPKEEFLANYHRLLPEIRYAEPFWNIYVYRTPPPDLGDRLKADREFTQSLAKISSGQSPFGTRPLDSQVGVLAQDEFAKQLRDWKRNHYELDTEMKRVMASKNIQEVNIGDALDAIAGGARVCKDGHFESDDQYRERILDAVVYRTAIHELGHTLGLRHNFYGSADAKHMHDGEVSASVMDYVSPIEEAGSPRAWGAYDEAALTWIYGSEEKKTEVMKDDLLYCTDEHAGRSPLCQMFDLGVTPSEIVLNHIERYDWFYKIRNRRAYRTFWDTSGYAWDVYDWVFSIQRFWYLGIFTWGGGEIQNTLKRLDQVDSTRTVLTDQEYDEIAQDMYNDVSSAIGMTMAFYDAVINQPASFRNYQDEYDPFYGDLLRLGIITDKLFTMFAFMDLSEVYNYDPNVYTYVTMYDAPFGTRNYALSQRVLDNMLGANYDTFPWFKYYALFLFANATNSNLVDTIELKERIALQRFETREELELVYGAGILETVTDPHNPQRIFTSNGEEYVYTYLPDQLWHLVASKSRSPVSYQYVKEYNESMASASRDQDTFGLKILLAYYEYFNNFVGF
- a CDS encoding error-prone DNA polymerase; protein product: MTRERYVELRCATAFSFLRGASTPEELVTRAKELGHSRLAITDRNGFYGVVRAHRAAKELERSGESLRILVGSEVSTSANDGLEAEVTDTTSAARVPPSLILFPTDRDAYARLSRMLSEARLRVGKGGFELHFADVERASKDLFAIHVGDPSDSSLTDEYEVFGDRLSIAVSRTFSPFDRPRIEAAQRASVRFRLPLVVTGGVCMHSAARKPILDILTCIRLGIRLSEAGRRLLPNAAGHLRSAAEMVELFAELPEALERSVEIADACRFSLTELRHRFAIESLPGNECPMEYLRKLVEKGACERYPQGVPEDVGHQIRHELDLIERLDFAGYFLTVWDIVRWARARGILCQGRGSAANSVVCYVLGITAIDPVRMSLLFERFISIERGEPPDIDVDFEHERREEVMQYVYEKYGRDHAALVATVITYRARSAFREVGKVFGLSEDQLERLSALSSELSFPHETPKIKEQEEDARNWVYISDSPVTSAELVRSGLDPRDETVQKVVYFAQSLRGLPRHLGQHTGGFIISRDPVIEMVPVENATMPFRTVASWDKDDIEALGFFKIDLLSLGMLSALRKTLDLVRSFEGVDRTLATIPAEDPLVYDMISDADTIGTFQVESRAQMQVLPKLRPRTFYDIVVSVAIIRPGPIQGDMVHPYLRRRRGEEPVEYPHPALRDILGKTHGVPLFQEQVMKMAIAVAGFTGGEADELRRAIGWRSKIHIDRLRDRLIKGMLERGIDAAYAERVFKMIQGFGGYGFPESHAASFALLAYSSCFLKRYHPAAFLAALLDSQPMGFYSPNVLVQDAERHGVEVRPVSVVFSFFSATLEPADEALQNAAWISGQIREKGLHTPFKDHELGRPSHGSAIQPAVRLGLSQVRGLSEADGLAIVRARSESPFVSVADFAARTKVAKDAIAALASAGAFADLVPARREAMWRVLNLDPRSPLFASVEPKSEIAPKLPVPSPAETLALDYETTGLSVETHPMKLLRDRMREDGVLGYLDLELVPTGMRVKVGGLVITRQRPGTASGVVFITLEDENGHMNLVVFPNVMTRFRREATEHSLLIVEGKVQREDKVTNVIVEKISPMPKVAPQPVGRYNRFYRCG